Part of the Catalinimonas alkaloidigena genome is shown below.
TGAGCAGGTACCTATATCCAAAGCTGAAGAAGTAGAGCCTTTTGAAGTGATAGAAAGAGGTAGGGGAGGCTCAACCGATGTCGGTGATATCAGTTGGGTAGTCCCCACAGCCGGTTTACGTACTGCCTGTTTTGTGCCTGGCACCCCGGGACATAGCTGGCAGTCAACCGCGGCGGGAGGCACCAGCATAGGAACTAAGGGACTAATCGTAGCTGCCAAAACTCTGGCGATTACTGCTTATGACCTTTTTAGCAATCCTGAGATCATAAGAGAAGCCAATCAGGAGTTGGAAAAGCGGCAGGGAGAAAATTTTGAATACGAGTCTCTGGTAGGTGACAGGGAACCACCCCTGGACTATCGAGGGTCAGAATAATATATACCGAATTAAAATTGAAGTACTTACTGAAGTGTGTCGGTAAGTACTTTTTTATTTACTCTAACAGCTTAGGTGCCTTTCGGTGTTGTGTAGCTTGTTCATAGGCGTACATGAGTTTGATCAGAGTAGGCTCATCGTACATACGGCCTAAAAACTGAAGTCCTGCCGGTAAATTTCCCTCAGTATAACCCATAGGTACCGTAAAAGCAGGCTGACCGGTATGAGGGGCAATGATTTGACTGTTGTCGCCTTCGTATTCTTCGGAAAAACGCTCAATATGCGCAGGAGGATGATTCCAGGAAGGGTATATGATGGCATCCACTTGCAGCGAGTCCATGACTCGCTCAATCGCAGTACGGAAGGCAATGCGCCTCTCGTCTTCGTAAGGGTTCAGACAAGGCACTTCCGGTTCCTCATATCTTCCGCGGTTTTCTGCCTGTCTTTCCAGTCGGCCTTGCGCGAATTCAGACTTGGTGCCAATTCTTATGATATCTTCCAAAGTTTTGAGCGTATCAGACCGTACATAAGTGGCCAAAAAAGTTTCCAGATCTTCCCGGAATGCTGCGCACCACTGATTTTGTCGCAAGCTGTCAAAGTCAGGGATCACAAGGGTATCAACAATTATAGCTCCGAGGGAATCCAGGTCTGAGATGGCCTGCTCAAAGAGTGCGTGTATCTCCGGATCTGGCTCATTTTCACTCAGCGTTCTGAGTACGCCAATTCTGGCTCCTTCTAATCCATCTTTTTGTAAATATTGCTGGTAGTTTCCGGGTATTTTTCCTTCAGCATAAGCGGTAAGCGGGTCAGCAGGATCTTCTCCGGCAATCACTTCCAGGACACGGGTAGCATCCTCTACGGTTCGGCACATAGGTCCAACCACATCATTGCGCAGGTACAAAGGTACTATGGCACTTCTGCTTACCAGGCCCAGCGTAGTGCGGAATCCTACCAAAGCGCAGTGAGAAGAAGGGCCACGAATAGAGTTTCCGGTATCCGTTCCTAATCCTATAATTCCTAAATTGGCAGCTATCGCTGCTGCCGTTCCACCGCTGGAACCTGCCGGCACATAGTCAGGATTATAAGGGTTATGGGTAGTGCCTGCCGTGGAGCTTTCGGTATGCATAGGACTGAAAGCCCACTCCGCCATATTGGATTTAGCAAGAATGATCGCTCCCGCATCTAGCAGTTTTTGGATGATGAATGCGTCTTGTTCCGCTACGAAATTTTCTAATGCCAGTGAACCGGCGGTGGTAGGCATCCCCTGGGTATTGATATTATCTTTGACGACCAATGGAATGCCATGTAACGGGCGTAACCTATTGGTTTCAGCATATTCGTCATCAAGCTTACGGGCGATCTCCAATGCGTCGGGATTGATGTAGGTAAGTGCGTTGAGGTCAGTGTCCACCTGGCTGATCCTGTCCAGGTAAGCCTGTACTAATTGCTCGCTATTGTATTCCTTGTTTTCAAAAGACTGATGAATATCAGCGATGGTGAGTTCTTCAAGCCTTACAGCTTCATTCTGCTTAGGAGAAGTGCAGGCTATAAAGCACAGGCTGAGCGAGAAGCACAACATGATGAATTTGTTCATCTGGTAAATCGGTTTAAAATTGTGTGAAGATGAAAGTGCCTGAAAATAAGCTGAGAAAGTTATTTATGAGTATCATCAATTCTGGCAATAAGGTCGTTCCAATGAATTCTGCTCATTTTGTCAGCGTTTCTCTGGCTGTGATTTTTTAGATCTCTAGACAATTGTTCCAGCTCAGCCCTCATCAGGGGAATGATATCTGAAATGATAATTTCTTCATCATCGCGCTCAGGCTGCTCCTGCTGAAGTAAGTCCAGTTTGGATTTTGCGATGTCTATATAAGCTCTGTGCAAATTTCTACGGTAAGCGTCTACTGCTTTTCCGTTGTACAGTTCAGCGAAAATCCCTCTTCTCAAATTATCCAGCATGTCAAGTACAGAATAGGCTTCGCTTCCGTTGAAGCTTTCATTTTCTACCATGCGCAGCAGCCGTTCCTCATCCAGCAAACGCTCCAGGCTCCATGTCTGAATGGCCTTTGCTCGCTTTATGGCTCCGGCGGGTTCTATCCTGTCCAGAATCTCAGCATTCATCAGCCAGTCAGGACTACTGAAGGCGTGCTCATTCAGAAAAGCCATGGCCTTCTTTTGCATAGATAAGGGCACATGCTCATACATAGCGCCATCCTGATTGGCAGTTTTTCTGGTTTCATAAACGCCGCCGATATTGGTGATCACATGTGAAATGTAGCCGCGCCACATATAACTGAGTTCACGATACACTTCCGCCAGTTCGTCATATCCCTGTCCATCTACCGAAGTCCATGCGACAAGATTGGGAACTACTTTTTTCATATTCGCCAAGCCGTACTCGCTGGCTTTGACCTGATCTTTCCCCAGGCTTTCTGTCTGTGATTGCGGATCAATTCCTGAATTACTGCTCCCAAACTCATACCAGGGATTTCCGGCTTTCTCCAAAATCCAGGAGTCCAGTACATTTTTTTCATCCTCTTTAGTTTGTGCTTCGGGCAGATAACGGTAGCCCCAGTTGATGGCATATTCATCATAAGGTCCCATCATTCTGATATAGCGCACCCCTTTATCTTCAGGCTGGGCAACATAGTTTACACGGGCATAATCCATGATGGAAGGTGTAAGCCCATATTGTTGAGTAAAGTCAGCCGAACGTAGAGAATCAGTTGGGTAAGCAGCACTGGCTTTCATATTGTGCGGTAGGCCCAGGGCATGCCCCACTTCGTGGGCAATCACCATGCGCATCATCTCTCCGATTTCAGCTTCCGGAGTTTGTAATGTTCTGGCAGATGGGTTTTGGGCGCCTGCCTCAATCATGTAGCGGTTGCGGTAAGAACGTAAATGGTTGTGGTACCAGATGATATCGCTTTCAATAATTTCTCCGGTGCGGGGATCAGTCACTGAGGGACCGATAGCATTTCGGGTGGTACTGGCTACATACCTGACCACTGAGTAGCGTACATCTTCGGGACTAAACGCCGGATCTTCTTCTTCAGAAGGAGCGTCTTTGGCGATGATCGCATTTTTGAAACCTGCTTTCTCAAAGGCCTGGTTCCAGTCTTCTATGCCCTGCTTGAAATACGGTCTCCATTTCTCGGGTGTAGCAGGGTCAAGGTAATACACGATAGGCTTGACGGGTTCTACCAATTCGCCTCGCTTGTAGGCTTCTATGTCTTTGGGCATAAGTCTCCACCGGCGAATAAGCTCATAATCATCAGACTTGAGGGCATCCGAATCATAATTGTATTTTTTGATCGTAAACCACCCTACACGATAGTCAGCCAGGCGGGACTGCATCTTGTCTTCGGGCAGCAGTATCATGGATTGGTTGAGCAGTAAGCTGATGGTACCGGCCTGGTCACTTTCCGGTGGGTTAGCCGCATCGTATGTCATGACATGTTTTATCTCAATATTCTCGGGAAATGACTTTACAGATTCAATATATGTGCGGCTCTTGTCTAATTGCTTTACTTCATATTGCTTTCTCAAACGGTCAGGCATAGCATTGATGGCCCTTACTTCATCAGTAAAAATGGAAGTGATATCAATGAGCAAAGCTGTAGAGTCTGGATTAAAGCTCTCTATTTTGCTGCTGAATAAGATGGAGTAAAAATTATTCGCCTGTACAGATTGATAAATCGGGGACTCCTCATCGCTCACATTCTGAAAGCTGATCACTTTTAAATCCACATGATCTCCTCTCCGGTACCATCGTACAACCTGCTCATTGATTTTGGACCCCGCATTGGTATAGCCTCCCCCAAAATTACCAGGAAGCTTGGCGATACGGCTCACCCACAGCATGTCTTTTTTAAGTTTATCAAAAGGCATTTCATAATACACTTTGTCATCCACCCAATGGGTAGTGAATAGACCTTCATCGCTCCGGGCATCGGCGGTGATAAGTTGGTCATAATCAGTGAATTTGCTCTCTTTCTCTGCTTCTTTACTTTCCTTTTTCTTCTTTTGAAAGAGCTGCGCATGGAGATTTCCTTGAACAGAGAAGATTAAAATACTGCAAATTAGTAGTGCCTGTTTTGTCATAATAGGTTTTTTGAATGTCCTGTGCTTGAAAAATATGTATGCAGATTGCCCATTGCTTTTGTTGTGTACGAAAAACGATTTTCTGACAATTGATCTTGGGAATGTAAAATGATCTGATCAAAACACATGGGTATATTTTGTCATTTTTCTACAAAGCTGAGAAAACTAATATTCAACTTTCCCGGGACTATGGAGACAAGGCAAATGTTTTGAATTTTTTTGGCTAAAGGAGTATGTAAATATAAAAAACACTTTCCTTCAGCCCCAAGCTCCCAATATGTTTTTAGCAGAAGCGAGTGACTGAAGGAAAGGTTTAGTCAGTCAGGAATTGTAAATGGGAATTATTTAACACTCATTTACATACAATTCCTGCCTGCAGGGATGCTAAGACAGATCAGGTGCCGTAACCGGGAGCCTGCTCAATATTTGGATTCACATCCGTTTCCTCCTGCGGTAACGGTAGGATAAAATTAGGATCAGGGAACTCTACTATACAGGTAGGGGAAGTACAATCCGTACGTACCAGGTCCTGTCCGTTTCTTGTAATATCAAATACGCGGTGCCCTTCCGCAAACAGCTCTCTTCTTCTTTCCAGCAGGATTTCATCCACCAAAGCCTGTCCACTCAGGCCACTCAGTGGGTCTACGCCAGCACGTTCGCGAATCATATTTAAGTCAGCCAGCGCGCCAGCGTCATCTCCGGTTTTGGCAAGTGCCTCGGCACGATTCAAAAGCACTTCGGAATAACGTATTACCGGCACATTGTCAGTAGCAATGATAGCTCCTTCACTGGGGTATTTATAAACACGCTTTCCTTCCCCTTCGGCATTGGCATAAATAGTCCCGTCCAGGTTATCGTCGTCGGCAAATAATGTTGCTCTAATATCACCTTCTTCAAAAAGCGCAAATAGTTGCTGAGAAGGGAGGTAGTCACCATAACCTGAGCTTTTGTACATATTCCCTAAATGATCTGAGCCGGGATTGTCCAACTGGCTGAAGATAATTTCAAAGATAGCCTCAGAAGAGTTGCCTTCCAGAAACTGATTAGGGTAAGCTGCTTGGCTCACGAGAGTAAATCTTCCGCTGTTGACCACCTCAGTTGCCAAAGCAGCAGCTTCGGTGTAGCGGCCCATGTAAAGATATACTCTTGAAAGCAGGGCTTGCGCCGCCTCTCTGCTTATTGTCCCTGCATTGTCCGGGTCCGAAGTCAGGAGAGGGATCGCAGTTTCAAAGTCAGCGATAATCTGGTCATAAACCTGCGCTACCGTATTACGCACAGGGCGTGCTTCCGGGTCAAATTCAGTCACTACAGGGATACCCGGATGTGAAGCATCCGGAGTGAATGTATAGGTCTGAGCAAATAATCGGACCAGATCAAAATGGCCTAATGCACGAATGGCATAAGCCTGTCCCAGTAAGTTTTCAAACTCCTCCTGACGGCTGGCAGGGGGGGCAAACTCAGCATTGATCATTTGATTCGCCATGTTGACGATCTCATAGATTTCTGCCCAGAACTCACGATGTTCACTCTGGTTGGTAGTAGGGGCACCATTATACTCAGCCCACTCTTTTCCCCGGTTGGCACTGGCGTTTTGCTTGATGTCTTCTCCCATAATATCTGGGACCAGCACAAAGTAGCGCCCGTAGTAGTCGGCCAGCTGCATCTGGTCGTAAGCTCCGAGTACAGCAGCCTGAAAGTCGTCTACAGTTTCCAGAAAATCAGAATTAGCTACCTGCAAGGGAGGCTGCAGGTCCAGGAAATCCTCCCCGCAGGAAACACTCAACAGCGTTAGCGGGATCAATAGGAGCGATTTATATATATATCTTATAGTCTTCATATGATTCTTTTCTACAATTAAATACCAATGTTTAACACAAAACTGACAGTCTTATTGATGGGTGTAACTGTATTGTAAACACCGCTAATAGTCTGTTCAGGATCAAAATATAATTGATCATCTTTGGTCCAGGTCCAGAAATTATTCATCAATACTGAAAGTTGCAGTGAACGGAGGTTCAGTGTACTGAGCACACTGGCAGGAAGATTATATGCTAAGCTTACAGTTCTAAGTCTCATATAATCTCCTTCAAAGAGGTAGCGGTCTGAGTCCTGCTGGTTAGAGCTTTGGTTACCACCCCAGCGGTGCTGAGGAAAGATAGCCTGCTGACCGGGAGTGGTCCATCGGTTATTAAAAGCATAGGTAGAAGTACTACGAGGTGTAAATCTGCCATCACCATGGATTACCCATCCGGGGCCATCATACACATAGTTTCCGAACTGGTAGTTCAACTGCCCTGAGAGAGTAAAAGCCTTGTATTGAGCTCTCAGGTTGAAAGCACCGAAGAAGTCAGGGGTCGCACTTTTGCCATCATAAAAGCGAAGCGCGTTATTGATCTGGTTGGTAGTTTCTGACTTGGTTTCATCAGTATACCAGAGTGGATCACCATTGGCCGGGTCAACCCCCGCCCATCCGTAGAGGTAATATTCCTGGAAATCACGCCCTTCTTCTCTCCGTTTGGTACCATCCACGATAGCTTCGTCCAGGCTGGTGATTTCGTTGGTAATGGCCGTAAAGTTTATTCCTGCATTCAATAAGAAATCAGGCGTTGAAATCAGGTCAGCACCCAGTTGTATCTCAATACCTCTGTTTTCCATATCACTGATATTGGAAAGCTGCTCACGGAATCCGGTGGTACGGGAAAGAGGCCGGTTGAGGATTAGATCAGTAGACTGTCTGATGAAATACTCTACATTAGCATTCACTCGGTTATTGAAACCGGTAAAGTCAACACCTACATTGAAGTTACCTTGTGATTCCCAGGTAAGCCCCGGGTTTCCGATAGAGAGGGGGGCCGCACCAGGAGTACCATCATACTCACGGGCAAACCCATAGGTCTCAGCCCACAGGTAGTTATCATCAGTATCGGCATTGTTGTCATCAATATTGGCGTTACCTGTTTTACCATAACTGGCTCTAAGCTTCAGAAAATCAACAAAGCCGACATTCTGCATAAAGCCTTCTTCGCTTATGGAGTATGCACCTCCTATCGACCAGAAAGTACCATAGCGAGACTCTGGGCCAAAGCGGGAAGATCCGTCCCTTCTCAGGGAAGCGGTAAGGTAATATTTCTGATCAAAATCATAGCTTACCCGGCTGAAGAGAGATTGAAACGCAAACTCTGAGCGGCTGTTAAAGGTCTCTGACTGTGGGTTGGCCCCTGCAGAAACGTAGATCAGTGAAGGGTGTGAAAATCCTTCAGTAGAGATGTCTAACTGATCGGTTTTTACATGTTGTGCTTCGTATCCCAGCAGTACATCTATGTTGTGAGCCTCTCCAAAAGTGTTGTTGTAATTCAGGGTCTGTGTGCCCAGCCAGTTGAGTTGGTCAGTGGCTGCTTCCTGTGCACTTCCGTTGGCGTTTCTACCGTCACCATAACGACCATTATTAAATATATAGTCATCTACCTGAATCAGGTCAAAGGACCAGGCTGAACGGAAAGAAAGGTTATCAAGGATTTCGTAATCAATGCTCAGGTTGTCAATGATGCGGGTTTGTTCACGCTCTCTTCTATCATCAGAAAGGTGGCCCCGAGGGTTGTTGCCCCCCATAAAAAAATCAGCATGTTCGGCATAGAATAAGCCCTGATCATCATACACCGGTATGGTAGGTGCCATAAGGTAAGCTACATAAAAAGGTGCCTGCCAGCGTGTACCATCAGTGATACCTCTCTGGTTAAAATAAGAGAGTGTTAAATTATTGGTAAGGGTAAGCCTATCGGTCAGGCTGGCGCTTAGGTTGGCTCTGCTTGAATAACGGTCAAATTTGTTATTGACTACAATACCATCCTGTTGCAATACATTTCCGGATACAAAGTATCTCAGTTTTTCTGAGCCACCTGAGACACTTATGTTATAATCCTGGGTAACACCCGTCTGGGTAATTTCATCAAGCCAGTCTGTGTCTGCCTGATCAGGAAATTGCTGATTGTAAAATTCCAGTGCTTCCTGCTCAGTATCATAACTTCCGTTATTAACATAACCTTCAACGTAGAGCTGACGGTATTGCTCTTCATTCAGAGGCTCAAGTAAGTTATTAAAGGCCGGAGATGAAAACCCGACACGAGCTTTCAGATCAATCTTGGCCGCTCCCTGGGAGCCTTGCTTGGTAGTGATCAATACTACTCCATTGGCACCCCTTGCACCGTAGATAGCAGTGGAGGAAGCATCTTTCAAAATCACAATATTTTCAATATCGTTGGGGTTGATTGATGCCAGAGGGTTAGCACTTCTTCCGCCATTGTCGAAGTCAGTGGTAGTTAGCGATCCGCTGCCCGAGGTAATAGGAATACCATCTATGACATACAAAGGCTCATTGGAAGCATTGATAGAGCCAATACCCCGTATACGAATAGAGATGCCTGCCCCGGGAGCACCATCCTGAGAAACCACCTGCACCCCAGGTGAACTTCCCTGTAAGGCATCTTGAAAAGAAGGAGTAGGAACCTGCTGAATAGACTCTGAGTCTACTACATTCACAGAGCCGGTAAGTTCTTCCTTTCTCTTGGTGCCGTAACCTACCACCACCACTTCGGATAGTTCAGTCAGGTCAGGTTCCATGTTTACGTTGATGGTTGACTGGTTACCCACCTGAATCTCCTGATTTTTAAAGCCCAGAAAAGAAAATTCAAGGATGGCGTCATTACTGCCAACGCTGAGGCTATAGTTACCCTCAATGTCGCTAATCGTACCAATGGTGGTTCCTTTCACGACCACATTAACTCCGGGAAGCGGGTCTTCATTTTCATCCAGAATTTTTCCGGATACAGTACGCTCCTGCCCATATCCCTGAAAAGAGATAAAAAGCAAAAGGCTGAAAATCATCAATAGATGTTTCATCATAATGGTAAAATTTAGGTAGTAAATGTTTACTTTGAGAAGTAAGAAAAAAGATTTACACGAGATGTGTTATTATGCTGCAATTATAGGAAGTTATGTTATAATATTCATGTATGAACATCAAAAACATAATTTTGTTTGTGTTTGGCTTAAACAGATAAAATAAAATACTCAAAATTTTTCAAAAATTCAACTTTAAATAGTTAAATGAAAATGAAATAATTATACCTAAGCCAGGCAGTCAAATGCTGGAGTAAAGTCGTATACAAGACTTTAGTCAAAAAAATGAAATTTCTCCAAAAAAAGTAAGGGCTAAGCAGCGTAAACAGGATGTCAGGCATAGCTTTATCCAGGGGCTTTATGGTAAAAAGAGCGTAATGATTCTTGCTGTGTAGAAGATGCGCATAAGATCATCTGACTTTGACAAACCGCATATTTCTCACTCTGCCATTACTAGCTGTGAATCCCGCTATTTTACCGCTAGGGTTTCGTTTAAGTACAATCTCCCGCATAGCATAATGATCTCCGGAAAGCGTATCCTGACTTAGCATTTGCATATCAAAAGTACCATGGCGAGTATGCCCAATGGTGACGGTTTCATCATCGCTTAGCTTCAGGTAATAGGTAGTACTTAACTCGGGACTGTAGTACTCACCTGAAACCTCAGGTGAAACTGCCATAGGCTTTGCGGTTTCTGTCTCTGCTTCTTCGTCAGAAGTTTCCTCTTCTATAGCTTTTTCCAGCACAATATCTATGATGCGAAATGCTTTTTCCGCTGGCTCACTGTTAGAAAAATTAGTTAATACAACCACATTAAGTTGATGTTCAGGCACCGACTGAATAGAAGCCCTGAATCCCCCAATTGAACCACCATGACCAAATCCCTGCTCTCCGTGATAGTCCTGAAAAGTACTCATGCCAAAGGCGTAATCAAGTGTATCGCCATTGTTGAGTATTCCCCTTTCAAACATAGCTGCCACGGTCTCTTTTTGCCCATCGGGTGGGTTGTTTAGAAAGTCCTGCCACTTGAGCAGATCATAGATGTTGGTATGAATGTTACCCGAACCTACATAGCCCCAGTAAGGGACCGCATATCTGTAGGAGGAGTCTTGACTGTACCAATTGTATGAGGTGGCATTATTTTTAGATACCAGATCATACTCTTCCTCGACATAGGTATGCTCCATACCTACAGGCGTAAAAACATTTTCATCCATCCATGAGATAAAATTTTGACCGCTGATTTGCTCCACAATCTCAGCCATCAGCATATAACCCGTATTGCAATAAAGATATTCATCGCCGGGTCTGAAGTTTAGCGCCTCCTGCCTGTGCATCAGTCGCATAAGATCTTCATTGGTACGCTTATCCTGCCCTCTCCAGCCTGCCATGTGCATGAGGGCGTGCAGGCTTCTGAGACCGCTGGTATGATGGACCATTTGCTTGATAGTGATAGGGTAGCCCAGCTCGTGCAGGTCAGGGAAGTATTGATGTATTTCATCATTCAGTGATAGTTTTCCCTGACTTTGTAGTAATAGCATGGCGTAAGCAGTAAACTGCTTGGAAACGGAAGCGATATTGTATAAGGTGCTGTCGGTATTGGGAATACCATATTCCAGGCTGGCCAGGCCAAAGCCTTTCGCATATACAATCTCTCCATCTCGCATGATTCCCACACTGCCCCCCGGATAGTCAGCCATCTCCCATTCCAGAAAGAGGGAGTCAATTTGCGACTCGGTTTCAGCCGAAAGCGAGGAAGATTCTTCAGTGTCAGGATTTTCTTTGCAGGAGATTAAAATTAAAAACAGTAGGGGAAAAAGAATCAGTTTTATATTTTGTGCTTGATTCATTATTTAAAATTTTATCATGTATATGAAATATTTAAGTAATATATATTTCTTATTATTTGCAAAGAAGAGATGGTATTCTGTGAAAATATGTGTTTTGAAATGCTCTTCCGTCAACCTTAAAAAAAGTGCTCAGATGAGCACATATCCTTTTTTTTGTGTTTTATGCCTCTTGCTGACTCCTCTCATATTTTCGTGTAATGTAGGTTCTTCTGAATATACAGACAGTGCTGAAAATCAGCCTTATAAAATCGGAGTAGCCTACTTCAGTCATGAAACCTGTACTTTTTGTCCCGAGCCTACCGGCATAGAACAGTTTGAATACCATGGCCCACCCCTTCAGCAAGAAGAGGTGCTGGATTACAGTTCCTACATCAAAGGTTTTGTGAAAAGAGCTAAGGAATACGGAAACTTTGAGCTGCTAGGATTAACTTCCCCTCGCTCACCCTACGGAGGCTCCTCAGGCAGTTGGGTAAGCCAGGAAGCTTTTGATAAATACACCCAGGCTATGGTGGAAGATATCAAAGCCTATGGTCCTTTTGATGGCATCTACCTGTCTCTGCATGGTGCGATGGCGGTGACCGGTATTCCCAAACCCGAGGCCGAGATCGTAAGACGGGTCAGAAGTGAAGTAGGGGATATACCCATCATTGTCACCCTGGACTTGCACGGCAATGAAGACCAGGAACTGAGTGAGGCGGCTGATGCAGTTCTCGTAGTCAAACGTTATCCTCATTATGATACCGGAGAGCAGGGCGAGAGAGCTGCCCGCCTAATGCATCGTATCTTGCAGGGAGAGTACCAACCGGTGATGGCAACCCGCAAGCCCGGAGTCATTACGCCTACGGTGATGCAGGATACCAAGACCTACCCTTCCATAGAAATTATGGAAAGGGGCCGTATCTGGGAAGATCATGAAGAAGATGTGTATGTGTCGGTGCTGTATGGCTTTCCCTGGTCGGATGTGCCTGATGTTGGTGCTACGGTGATGGTCATCACGAACAATGATCAGGCGCTGGCAGACGAAATCGCTGAAGATATGAGCAGCTTCATCTGGAAGGTGAGAGAAAGTTTCGCCAACAAACAATATCCCCGGCCAGAGGTAGCTGCCGCGCAAATTATAGAAGCCGTAGAGCAGGGACAGACACCGGTAGTGGTAGGAGACTATAGCGATCGTATGGGTGATGCCACATTTATTCTCAGAGAACTGATGGAAAAAAATGCTTCTAACTTTTGTATCGCTACGCTCAAAGATGCCCCCTTACTGGATTCACTTTCTGAAAATAATGTTCAGCAGGGGGAAGAGGTGAGTGTGACAGTGGGAGGCTATCTGGCAGAATCAAGCGGTGAGCCTGTGATCATCAACGGTACATTAGAATATTTTGGTGCTTATGCTAATCCCAAAGATGGATGGGAATTTGAAAAAATTGCTGTAATCCGGTTTGGTCAAAATAACCGCCTGATCATCAGCCCTGATCTTTATCAGGTAACTTATCCGGCAATCTTTAATGTGTTGGACATTGATCAGAGTGAGCTGGACATCATCGTACTGAAATCCAGGGCTCATTTTCGCAGAGGCTTTGACCTGGTTGATTATGCTGGCTCTATCTTTATCGTAGATGCGCCTGAGCCCTATTTTGGCACGGTACATCTGAGTGAGTTGGATTATCAGCATATTCCCGATGGGCTTTACCCTCTCAATGAAACTGATATCCAAACCTACTGATCCTCAGAGAGATTTTTTACTTAAAAATTTACAGCTATGGCCTTTTCTATTCAGCAGATTTTTGAATGTAAATTGTGTTTTTACTGCTCAAAGTTGTTGTTAGTGTTTTTACTTCTGTGTACTTATTCTTTCCATACTTCTGCGCAGCAGCGGGATTTTACGCTGGAGCAGGTTACTTCTTATCCATTTCCCAATGCACTCACTTCAGGAGGAGAGAACCGGATTGCCTGGGCTGTAAATGCGCTAGGAAAAAGAAATATCTACGTAGCAGAGGGATCTGATTTTGAAGTCCGCCAACTTACGAATTACCAGCAGGATGATGGACAGGAATTGTCATCCGTGATCCTCTCACCCGACGGGAAATGGGTCGTGTATATCAGAGGGGGTGATTTCGGCAGCAATTGGGATGATGCCCGTCCGGTAAATCCCGCTTCTCAGCCAGTACTTCCTAAAGTCCGGTTATGGAGCATCCCTTTTGATGGTGGTGAAACAATATTGTTGGGAGAGGGGATATCGCCTGCCATTTCTCCCGACAGTAAGCAGGTAGCTTTCATCAAAAACGATCAGGTATGGACAGTACCCGTAGATGGAAGTAAGGAAGCCGAACAGCTTTTTTATGCCCGGGGTGAGAGCGAATCACCAGTCTGGTCGCCCGATGAGAGTATGCTGGCCTTTAC
Proteins encoded:
- a CDS encoding SusC/RagA family TonB-linked outer membrane protein; translated protein: MMKHLLMIFSLLLFISFQGYGQERTVSGKILDENEDPLPGVNVVVKGTTIGTISDIEGNYSLSVGSNDAILEFSFLGFKNQEIQVGNQSTINVNMEPDLTELSEVVVVGYGTKRKEELTGSVNVVDSESIQQVPTPSFQDALQGSSPGVQVVSQDGAPGAGISIRIRGIGSINASNEPLYVIDGIPITSGSGSLTTTDFDNGGRSANPLASINPNDIENIVILKDASSTAIYGARGANGVVLITTKQGSQGAAKIDLKARVGFSSPAFNNLLEPLNEEQYRQLYVEGYVNNGSYDTEQEALEFYNQQFPDQADTDWLDEITQTGVTQDYNISVSGGSEKLRYFVSGNVLQQDGIVVNNKFDRYSSRANLSASLTDRLTLTNNLTLSYFNQRGITDGTRWQAPFYVAYLMAPTIPVYDDQGLFYAEHADFFMGGNNPRGHLSDDRREREQTRIIDNLSIDYEILDNLSFRSAWSFDLIQVDDYIFNNGRYGDGRNANGSAQEAATDQLNWLGTQTLNYNNTFGEAHNIDVLLGYEAQHVKTDQLDISTEGFSHPSLIYVSAGANPQSETFNSRSEFAFQSLFSRVSYDFDQKYYLTASLRRDGSSRFGPESRYGTFWSIGGAYSISEEGFMQNVGFVDFLKLRASYGKTGNANIDDNNADTDDNYLWAETYGFAREYDGTPGAAPLSIGNPGLTWESQGNFNVGVDFTGFNNRVNANVEYFIRQSTDLILNRPLSRTTGFREQLSNISDMENRGIEIQLGADLISTPDFLLNAGINFTAITNEITSLDEAIVDGTKRREEGRDFQEYYLYGWAGVDPANGDPLWYTDETKSETTNQINNALRFYDGKSATPDFFGAFNLRAQYKAFTLSGQLNYQFGNYVYDGPGWVIHGDGRFTPRSTSTYAFNNRWTTPGQQAIFPQHRWGGNQSSNQQDSDRYLFEGDYMRLRTVSLAYNLPASVLSTLNLRSLQLSVLMNNFWTWTKDDQLYFDPEQTISGVYNTVTPINKTVSFVLNIGI
- a CDS encoding serine hydrolase domain-containing protein, whose product is MNQAQNIKLILFPLLFLILISCKENPDTEESSSLSAETESQIDSLFLEWEMADYPGGSVGIMRDGEIVYAKGFGLASLEYGIPNTDSTLYNIASVSKQFTAYAMLLLQSQGKLSLNDEIHQYFPDLHELGYPITIKQMVHHTSGLRSLHALMHMAGWRGQDKRTNEDLMRLMHRQEALNFRPGDEYLYCNTGYMLMAEIVEQISGQNFISWMDENVFTPVGMEHTYVEEEYDLVSKNNATSYNWYSQDSSYRYAVPYWGYVGSGNIHTNIYDLLKWQDFLNNPPDGQKETVAAMFERGILNNGDTLDYAFGMSTFQDYHGEQGFGHGGSIGGFRASIQSVPEHQLNVVVLTNFSNSEPAEKAFRIIDIVLEKAIEEETSDEEAETETAKPMAVSPEVSGEYYSPELSTTYYLKLSDDETVTIGHTRHGTFDMQMLSQDTLSGDHYAMREIVLKRNPSGKIAGFTASNGRVRNMRFVKVR
- a CDS encoding M81 family metallopeptidase, with translation MSTYPFFCVLCLLLTPLIFSCNVGSSEYTDSAENQPYKIGVAYFSHETCTFCPEPTGIEQFEYHGPPLQQEEVLDYSSYIKGFVKRAKEYGNFELLGLTSPRSPYGGSSGSWVSQEAFDKYTQAMVEDIKAYGPFDGIYLSLHGAMAVTGIPKPEAEIVRRVRSEVGDIPIIVTLDLHGNEDQELSEAADAVLVVKRYPHYDTGEQGERAARLMHRILQGEYQPVMATRKPGVITPTVMQDTKTYPSIEIMERGRIWEDHEEDVYVSVLYGFPWSDVPDVGATVMVITNNDQALADEIAEDMSSFIWKVRESFANKQYPRPEVAAAQIIEAVEQGQTPVVVGDYSDRMGDATFILRELMEKNASNFCIATLKDAPLLDSLSENNVQQGEEVSVTVGGYLAESSGEPVIINGTLEYFGAYANPKDGWEFEKIAVIRFGQNNRLIISPDLYQVTYPAIFNVLDIDQSELDIIVLKSRAHFRRGFDLVDYAGSIFIVDAPEPYFGTVHLSELDYQHIPDGLYPLNETDIQTY